The nucleotide window TTATGTGGTCCTTAATTTCTTGTGATACTGTTATGTTTTGTTTAAAACTTTGAATTGCCAAAAAAGCCAGTATATTTTCTTAGGTATATATTGTTGGGATTTAACCTCTGTCCCTAGAAATACTGAACAACAAGGCAAGAAccacttaaatttaaaatttgggtTAGAAAAAGCTAGCTGTGACATGTTGCAAGTGCAGTTTTTGGCATGTCATGGAAGGAGAGAGGTAGTATTTTTGTAGATTTAGCAGCATTGGGCCTTGAAGCTATTCAGCAAAAGGTAAGTTTTCTCTGTGGCTTTGCTGAGAAGATAGTTTTACCTAAAGAAGTGTTAAATATATGAGTTACttcagaatgaatgaatgttaagCCACATGGAATGGTAGAATCCCTGATTATAATTATAATGTGGTATTGAAATTACCTTGTCAGTTGTAcagttttctgctttttttttattctacCATGAcattacaaaagaaacaaaaataccacCGAAAAAAGTTTTAAGtcattttacttatatataataattactgGAAATGTACTGTCTTCCTCTACTTTTATAAAGAAATAGTTGTAATTTAGATGTAAAAACAAAGTTTAGAAATACTGATATATTAGTATTAGTAGTATTAATAATATACTCTGGGAAGTAAGAGTATGAAAACATTGATAATCTATATGGGTATTTAGTGTTTGAGTTTTTGTGACCATAGTCATAAAAAGTATCATAATgttagcttttaattttataaaataaggtTTTGTACTCTagacttaaaaaagaaattttaattttgtttttcctctaatcTTATtggtaaatgtttttctttgttttacatatttgaaTTTCTATGACTCTTCGTTCCAAATCTGCTCTACAACAGTCTGCATCTTACAACCTTCTGTCTTCAGTATAAACCAACAGTGATAGCATGTGTATGCATTCATTTGGCTTGCAAATGGTCCAATTGGGAGATTCCTGTGTCAACTGATGGAAAACATTGGTGGGAATATGTGGATCCTACAGTTACTCTGGAATTACTAGATGGTAAGTAGAGAAAATCTTTTTGTTACAACagaatattttcttactttttatcaTGGATTAAACATTCTGTCTGCTTCTgtataggttttaaaaaatattgagttcCCATATATTCATGGTCAGTTGAACAGTTTTGGCCAGTCTAGGATCCTCCTTCACCCTGTAGTTACTTGATAAGCCAATCCCAGGTATCATTTCATCTACTGGTATTTCctcttttgaaaagataaaaaatcttttaaaacgtAGTTCTGTTTTAACAATTTGGCAATAGGATTTAAAAGTACAGTTACATGATCACATGAAGAGGATGAGAATAAATTCATTAGCCTAAAGGGGGAAAAATGAACATATTATTAACCACTATTCAATATCTAAAACTCTTTCATGACTTTTCAAAGAAATATGATTTAATATAATGCTGCAGGTTGATAATATAAGcatacataattttaaagtatACTAATTTTGTCGGGTTTAAAATGTATAAACACAAAGTCATGTATTAACTTACTGTAGAAGATGTGAAGCAGTAAGCTAATGGTATTTTCATGGTAATATTCCTTGTTCTGTTGTTCTGCTGGTGATAAAGTGTGTCATTGTTGCCGTGCATTAATAAGTATGAATTGACAAGGAAAAATTGGAAGTATAAGTTCTATAAATTATGAATCTGGCATTTGGGGGTCTCCTGAAAGGAAATTTTTCTGGCAGGCCAGAGGTAGAATATCCTTGCAGATTAACACATTTTAATCAGGAACTATAGATTACAGAAAGGAAATAGATAACACTTCTTAGATCTAAACTGATATGTTAGGTTTTCAGCTTCTTTTTGTGTGCTTTCCCCAGCTTCCTTTACAAAATTGAAACTGATGAGAAAACTGGATTTATAGGACATCTGTTACGTAAAAGTGAGAGACCCCTAAGGCTTCGGAATGTGGTTTTCCATTAATATCTCAGATGCTTCTTTAAGGTAGAAATTTATTTAAGGGTCTGCACCCTTTTCTGTGAAGGGCCAAGTAGTAACTGTTTTAGGGTTTGTGGGCTATACTGTCTGTGCAACAAGACAACTCTGCCACCAGAGCTAGAAAGCAACCACAGGCAACTATAAGTATATAGCTGTGTTCTAGTAAatctatttacaaaaacaggataCAGGTCATATTTGGCTCACTAGTGATAGTTTAAAATTTACTCAGAGTAGTAGGAAATCTTCAGCGAGTTGAAATATAACATCGTCTAAAAACTAATGGGaactttttattttcccatttgtgaCTTGAAATTATCTGTGCCACCATCTTATTTTAGCAGTCAACAGGTAAGGTAAAATAGTTGTCTTATCTATTGATAGATATGATAAgatataaataagataaaaacttAATAGAAATAGTTTCTATACATGTctctaaaataaagtttatagAAAGCAAGTAATCTGCCTTTTATCCTGCTCTTAAATTGTAGGTAAAGTCTTTTTTGACACAACACGAGCCATCTAAATATCTCTTTGCTTCTATTCTGAAAAAGCTCAAGTTCATATTCATTTGAACATTGAATAGGAATCTTGGACACTTAACACACTGAAAATTTCAACATATTATGTAGCAGCCTTTTCTCTATTTTGATTACattaaaaagtaacaaaatttCAGATGTTAAGAGTATCTGAATTTTACATTTAATGACTGTCACCAGAACAACATTGATTGTGTTTGGCCTACCTATAAGAGGGTTGTGGTGGGGCGGTTATTAATTAATAACAAACCCCCATGTGTTTTTTATAATGTGAATTTTTCTGAAGCTGAATCAGAATGATTTATTGTTAATTTTGGACCCAGGGGGATTGTGTATCTGCTAGATTTACCACTATGTCCAGGTAGAaaagtggtctttttttttttttttttaatgaagaagtgGTAGTATAGGCATTAGATCTTTTTTTCATCTAAACTGAATCAAAAAGCTCCTGAGTCTTTAATAGGAACTAGTTGTCACAGATTATGAGCACATAATGATGCCAAATTTTTATCAGTCTCTTTATACTAAATTGGCATTAATAATATTACATGACATTCTCATTTGATATTATTAATACTTGTGTTGAGAGTGGCCAGTAACTTTATTAATAACACTATTTTTCTATGGAGTTGAAAACTAGAATTCATCTTAACCATACCACTTTGGAAAAGTGAATCATCTCTTATTTCATTATAATcctaaatttaagaagaaaaattgtAGAAATGTGACCAGCGTGGTTTACTGAAATGTTAATAATGTGTTGATTGCTAGGAAGTTACAAGTATAGGTaaagaaattttttcattttaactttgaaatggttttaaatttaaagaaactgTGAAATGGTACAAAGTCTGTGCTGTTATACCCTGTACCCAGTTTCTCTAATATTAGCATCTTACATAATAATAACATCTAAGATCCCATGTTCCATTTAGTTGCCATGCCCCCCTTTAATCTCTTCCAGTCTGTGATAATTTTTCAATCTTTTCTTCATGTCCTTAACACTTTGAAGAATAATGGtcagttattttataaaatgttcctCAATTagagtttgtctgatgttttcccaTTGTTAAATTGAGGTTTTACATTTGGGGCAAGAATACCACAGAAATGAGTTGTCCTACTCAGTGCATTTCATCAAGGTATATCAAGTTGATATGTTTTATTGCTGGTAATGCCAGTTATGATCACTTGATTAGGGTCGTAAAGTTActaattttctctttgtaattaatATCTTGATTATacaaatattctcttttttccttaaacttTCGGGCACTGATTGTAAAGAATCTAATGATGGACCTTCCCCACCACAATTATTCCTGATGTTTGCCTGATAGCAGTTTTCTGTTTGGgagcaattttttaaatgtgactaAATTTTTCGGAGATTCTAAGTAAGCATTTAAAATCAGGGAGATGTGGGAGGAGGGGTTTTTGTTTGattatttttggttgtttgtttgttttgggtttttttttttttttatcaaaaaaattttttttaagattcttcttTGAAAATACCAGTTCAAAGCTGTGTGTACTTCTGTATGTGCTAATGGTTGAATTAGGAAGGTGGTCATGAAGTAGATGAACTcttgtgctttctttttaatattgccCACTTGAGAGAATTCTAAATCTAAAGGCACCTtctaagttttaaatttaaattttatttttagagctAACACATGAGTTTCTACAAATATTGGAGAAAACGCCTAGTAGGTTGAAGAAGATTCGATACTGGAGGGTAAGAGAATTGACAGGGTTTATCAGAACATCAATTTGctaatttgaatttttatggTTAAATATTCTTATTTCTAATATTTGAAGTAATTACAGTGTATCATAAGCTACATGCGCTCATAAGTTATCCAACTACTGTGTCCAGTAGACTTTGCTATAAATATGGATTTCTTATTCTCATAGTGATTACTGTGGAAATAGTATCTTCACTTTACAAGAAGGGGAATTAAAGCTAGACAAGTTAAATTCCTCTCTCAGATGCTGGGCTGGAATTTATTCAGTATCTAGTTTAAAGCCAATGCTTTCactatatatagttttattttatggCTCTAAATAAGATGTTTGTTTACTAGCAATAAAGTCCAACCCcaggtgattttattttcatatatttaatatagaaTTTTTATAAGCAAAGAAATTTCTATTAAATTCCTTTGCTGTCAttgtttcttttgtgttttatttaaataGGCTAACCAGGCAGCTGGGAAACCAAAAGTAGATGGACAAGTATCAGAAACGCCTCTTCTGGGTTCATCTTTGGTCCAGAATTCCATGTTAGTAGATAGTGTTACTGGTGTGCCTACCAAACCAAGTTTTCAGAAACCATCTACATCAGCTTTCCCTGCACCAGTACCTCTAAATTCAGGAAATATTTCTGTTCAAGACAGCCATGCATCTGATAATTTGTCAATGCTAGCAACAGGAATGCCAAGTACCTCATATGGTTTGTCATCACACCAAGAATGGCCTCAGCATCAAGAATCGGCAAGGACAGAACAGATATATTCACAGAAACAGGAAACATCTTTGTCTGGTAGCCAGTACAACATCAACTTCAAGCAGGGGCCTTCTGCATCATTGCATTCAGGATTACATCACAGACCTGACAAAATTTCTGATCACTCTTCTGTTAAGCAAGATTATACTCATAAAGCAGGGAGCAGTAAACACCACGGGCCAATTTCTGCTACTCCTGGAGTAATTCCTCAGAAAATGTCTTTAGATAAATATAGAGAAAAACGTAAGCTAGAAAGCCTTGATCTGGATGCAAGGGATCATTATATAGCTGCCCAGGTAGAACAGCAACACAAACATGTACAGTCTCAGGCAGCCAGCAGCAGTTCTGTGACTTCtcccattaaaatgaaaattcccATTACAAATGCTGAAAAACCTGAAAAATACAtggcagagaagaaggaaaagagtggATCACTGAAATTACGGATTCCAATACCACCCACTGATAAAAGTGTCAGTAAAGaagaactgaaaatgaaaataaaagtttcttCCTCAGAAAGACACAGCTCTTCTGATGAAGGCAGTGGGAAGAGCAAGCATTCCAGCCCACATATTAGCAGGGACCATAAGGAGAAGCACAAGGAGCATCCTTCCAACCGCCACCACCCCAGCAGTCACAAGCATTCCCACTCATACAGTGGCAGCAGCAGTGGTGGCAGTAAACACAGTGCTGACGGAGTACCGCCCACTGTTCTGAGGAGTCCTGTTGGCCTGAGCAGTGATGGCATTTCCTCTAGTTCCAGCTCTTCAAGGAAGAAGCTGCATATCAATGATGCATCTCACAACCATCACTCCAAAATGAGCAAAAGTTCCAAAAGTTCAGGTAGTTCATCTAGTTCTTCCTCCTCTGTTAAGCAGTATATATCCTCTCACAACTCTGTTTTTAACCATCCCttaccccctcctccccctgtcACATACCAGGTGGGCTACGGACATCTCAGCACCCTCGTGAAACTGGACAAGAAGCCAGTGGAGACCAACGGTCCTGATGTCAATCACGAGTACAGTACAAACAGCCAGCATATGGACTACAAAGACACATTCGACATGCTGGACTCGCTGTTAAGTGCCCAAGGAATGAACATGTAATCATTTCTTTAggtcaatttttccttttcttttttaatttaaaaattgttagaaTGAAAAACTTCCTCCTGATCTAGCAGTGGTAACACCTGCTGTTACTACCACTGCTTCAATATTTGTAAGTGCTGCTTTATTCTTCATTCTGAAAAGAAGAGATTATAGTAAACAAGTCTTTATCTCCACATATGATAGTGTTATAAATACTGTAAAAGCATGGAAGGTGCAAAACTCAGTATTTCTACAATTGCAGCTAAGAACATTAGGGTGAATGGCTGGCTGCTTCTAGGAATATAAGATGCCTCAAGCATTCGTTTATTTATAATTTGAATACTGtagctattttttgttgttgcttggcTTTTGAATGAGtgtaaattgttttcttttgtgtatttataCTTGTATGTATGATTTGCATGTTTCACTGATAAAGGGATAAAACAGTATACTGACAACTGTTTACAAGAAGGTGGAGAAAAATGTACATACATTTTTGTATGTTTAGATATTACCATAAATACTCAGGATTGGAGCTGCTTGTAAGTATAACAATATACAGAATAACTTTATTTTATCTTGTCAGAGTCCATCACTAATCTAAAACAAAGGTGGCACTTTTTCATGTTAACCTTAAACTCTAGGCCTTACTGGAAGCCACTGAAGGGGGACACTTCACTACCGGATGGGTATGCAGTGCCACAGATGGTTGTTTTCTCCATGAGGCACTGATTCTGCCTTCAGAGGTTCTGACCAGACTGGCTGCTGAAAGAGCCCCTGAATTTCTGAAGGcttgaagaggaaaaaataaagtttacataCTCTTGATGTGAAGTGCATTTAAGTGTTTGTTGGCTTGTTGCAGTACTATAAACACAGAGGTGTTAATAATGGTTATGTAGATTACTGTGATTTGAAAACTAAATTCACAAAAACTTACATTAGTGCAGAATTAGtaagtttttttcttaaataaagaaCTTTAACACTACATATTTTAACCATAAACAGAATCGCTTTTCCTTTGGCATTCAGAATGACACCATGTTCTTAAACATACCCCTCCCTtgaagtgtgtttgtgtgtgatgccatatttctttttcaggtaaATGCAGTCTTCcttataaaattgaaattaaaccTATTGCTCTCTCAGTTGTTTTATATTctaacaataaataaacaaaaaaggtcACTGACTGTGCATTGTACCTGTATTTATATCTTACGGTTGTTAACAGGAAGCTCTCTGAGGGGAAGAAAAAAGGTAAGCCTCCAGATAAAACAGCTAGTGGAGGTTTTCCATTTGTTTGCACATCTCAGTATATTCCTGTTGAGGTCAAGTTTGCACAGTCTTCTGACTTCTGAGCAAATGATAGACTTTAACTTGTTTAAAATTTGTCTTAAATGCCAGTAACGTGGCTCTGGTTTATCAGCTAATCTTCAATTCTGTGGTAAATCTTTGAGCTGTTGAGTATCTTTGAGATGGGTTGAATTCAACTTCTATTGAACTGAAAACTGTCTTAATTTTTTCCTCTATGTATATGAATTATTTTTGTTACAAAGCCACTGATATGTGCACAATTGTAATTTTACTCAAGTATGTTGCAGTTGTAAATATTAGAGTTTAATCTTGTGCTCTACTTTTATTTAGCAATTACCTGATTTGCCGatagctttataatttttttaagataattattcattattttgtCAATGTTATTTGAATTTAGGATACTAGGAGTCTCTTTCTAGGGACTTTGCTTAGCTAGCATGTCCTAACTTTGTTCTTGTCTTGCATAACTTTAGTAATCTTTGTCATTACATGTAACTTTGTTGCTCTGTATGGCATATTATTGTATCCATAAACATGGTAATTTTGATACAGTTACACTTTTACAGTGGTACATAATCCAAGGACTAGTATAGAATTAAGAAGAGTGCAAgatgagggagggaaggggtttttttgttcttgGTAATTTAGATGTGAAACCTCTACGGagctatcatgtgaaatgatacTGGGTGGTTGTGCTACTGTATAATGGGGATGATAATACCAGGAATTTTAATAAGATTTTGTAAAGAATATCCAGAAAAGTAGTGAACTTATTTTCAGTATGACATAGAAAACAATGTGAATATTTAAGGTCTGTGACTATACTTAAACTTCACTAAGAATTTGCAGAATTGTTTTGAGATGTGAGAATAAAGgtaattttgttgaattttttggTGCTAATGATGGACAGTTAAAAAGGTAGCTAGTGTATATTGTTATGGGGAAGTACTTATTAGTTACTTCCAAAATTGATAATGCTATGTATTCACTTTTCACTCTGTAAATGTAATTCTTTACAATGACTTTATTTATTAAAGGGCAGACAGTTGTAATTTTTACAGGGTTGTGTGAGCTATTCAAACTCTTTAACTTCTAAACAGGATATTAGCTTCTAAAACCACAGTGGGGATAAAATATGGAAATTCTTTTAAGTTTCATTTCCATTAAATGAGAACCCTTATAATTCATATTGCCATGAATTTGACCATCTTGTTTGCATAAAATAGTTCATCAGCCTGGTCCCAGTAGGCTCAACCAAAGAAAAAGACTCCAATGAATGGACATTATTACTGAGTCTTCTTGTAAGTAGCCATAAATAAACCAAAATAGTATCAAATTTAGGTATGAAATTCCACATGTGCAAAGTACTGTTAAGGTGATACATTTtgatgagattttttaaaatatttgaactaTTAAAAACCGTTATCTTTAAACATCCTATAAAAGAGTGATTCATTTTGCAGTTGTGTTTTCCTTAGATCAGAGATCATTGATTTGTTACCTTTATGCAGAAGCACATTACATAGAAAGGCTTTACTTCTACCTCTTTGAACtaattttttgatattgagctgtgcCCCTAAATATTTGCCTTAGCTGTTTTAAAATACACTGTTTTCAGAACCAAAGCAAAGGAGTGGTTTTTTCACAGAAACATTCTCAGAGGCAGACATTATCCCAGAAAACCGGTGGTAGCATCTTTTAGTGGTAAGACCTTGGAAAATGTcctagttccttttttttttttttctttaataaacgcTGAGGTTCATTTTTTGTTGCAGGTATTTAAATACTGAAAAGTCATGTAGTCACCCCAAGGTTTATCTTTGAAAACAGTACAAGTGCATCTAGATCTCTGTGTATGCAGATTCATTCTTGTTAGAGTTCTTAAGAATCAAAATTTCTACCATGATAAATGGTTTCATGCAAAATGTCATAAGGGGTGCTTACATTACTTTGTGCAAACATTATAATTATGTAGGATATGATATTTCCTGGCCTGTCTACTTTGAACTAAAGAAATGACTAGTTAAGGTCAATTTCAGttaatcaaatttaaaatgtttttgttacCGAATGTCCTGCCTTAAAAGCATTTTAAGCAcatattttttgttatatttgagaacttaaattgtttttattcctTAACTAATCTTAAGATTAATCTTAACTAATAAACCACTGCATATATATGCATGACTATTACATACTTTTTAGGTAGTACCCTTGGTTGGTTAGATTTTTTTAGGGTTTTACATTTACTAtggaaatagttttaaaaaacatggtAATATCTCTAAGGGAAGATAGTTCTGTCAAGATATTTCACCATTCCCAAGTTTTATCTAAACAGAAAAGCAATTTTTTGTGACCTACTACTGGCTTAAATAGCTAGGTGATTTTTAAGATCTTCGctgagaaaaatcatagcttttgtTACAAAGAATTCTTTATTCAGCAGTCTCTGCTTTCTTGGAAGGCAGTAGGATTTCCTAACCACATTTATCCAGAAAAATGATTAAGTCCCACAAGTGAGAAAAACTTGGTGACAAACGCTAATTTCATGGACCAGTTTGTTTGTTAGGCTAATTTAGGAGTTTCTGGATTGGAGAAGCAGCGCGTTCTGCCCCGTCCTTCTCAGGTGTCAAATTACAGTACCAGTGCATTAATTTGAGGATTCACAACTAATAACCTGAAAATTTTTTTGCTGTAAGCCAAATAGAAGTTTGTCTTGGTAAGAGAAGTTTGCCTCTGAAATATCTGTATTCCAAGCATTTTAGGTCTGATACTATGCATCCATTTTTTATTCTGCAATGTTAATTTGGGCACAGCCACCTTTTGCTTCTATGACTCCTCTTCTGTTCATTTACCAGTATGTGTTCTGCTTCAAGTTTCTTAAGGTAGCTTGCTAAATAAGCAAGATACATTGGAAGGTTGTGTGGCTAGGAGTAATTCTGGTCTCTCAAAAGTGACTTACCCTGTTCTCCTGTGATCCATTAATCGCAAAAGTAAATTctgagggctgatttcctttatttccaagtttgggggagaaatttCACTTAAAACCTGTTTAGTGGTTGATTTAACTTGATTTGCCTATTGTTAATTAATgagtacattctttttttttaagttgtgtttTTCAAGCAGTTTCACCCACCTAGTTTGAAAAACTTATGTACTCATTTGTTGGCAGCAATAATTGGGATTTCATTTTGTGAATGTACTCAGAACCCCCAAGGACTATTGAAAGGATGTTTGCCAATAGAAAATCTAAAACAAGAGTTTGTGTATATGGCATGAATTCAATTAGACATTGAATTTCATCTCAATATCTATTACAAGGAATTATTAATAAAGTTTGTTTATTGACAACATAAATCCAAGGCTCCAACATGTCTTGTTAATATAAATCAGAAATAACTTCCTGGGAGATGTGGGAAATGAGATCTCTAATATAAAAGTCTTTAATTGAGTGACTTCATGTATCATCAAGGAGTGTGTGGCCACGAGGATCAGATTGTCCATATTCCAGTCTCagccccatcacttaatggctGGTGTCTGGGTAAATGTCTTGACTTTGTGCCTTGATCCTAATCTACAAAATGTCAGCAATAGTACCTATCCATTGCGATGTGAGGCTTAAGATTAATGGATGGTGTTGAAGAGCATCCATTACAGGTTGTAGATAATTCAGGAAACTGGTAAAGGCCAGGCCAGGTGCAGTAAACTTGTGTGTTAGACAGTGCAGGCCTATGGTTTACAGAATTTGAGTTGTTCATTCAGACTCATACTTTGGTATTTTCTTGTGTGCCTTCTTGAATCACCTCCACAATTAGTCGTGAAATTTAATCAAATTGCTTTACCCTTGCTGCTCTTTCCAACCCCTTTCCCCTCCACACCAGTTTTCCTGCACTTAATACTTGAAAGAAATTGGAAGCCTGCAGTGCCTTTCATAAAAGAGAACTAGGATAGAAAAGTTACTTTCTCTAACAGGCATTTTAaacctaaatataaaataaatgtcttgaAGTCACGTTAGATTTGTCTTTATTTCATGTTGATAACACCAGTAaggagtgaaagtcacttagtggtgtccaactctgcaaccccatgggctatactgtccatgaaattctccaggccagaatactagagtgggtagcctttcccttctccaggggatcttcccagcccaggaatcaaacccaggtctcctgcattgcaggcggattctttaccagttgagtcacAAGGAATAAGGAGCCAGTAAGGAGTAAGGgtttgttgttttgtgtttttttaagaatataataAATTACGAGTTTTATTTAAGAACATAAAGTCAGAAATTCCCCTTCACCGAAGTTAGTAATCTCATTTAGCAATTCACCCTACTTAATTGTTCCTtcacttccccacccccagccccctgctGCTTTTAGTATAATGGAGaaaattgttcatttttgtttcagGTCTTGTATGTGACCTACCTGTTCCCTCCCCCACAACACTACCTCCCAAAGCAATGTAGAGCTTCACTAAATGAGGGTTTTTAATCGtactgccatgaaattaacaggCTTATTGAGACCTTAACCAGTGTCCAGGCATATCGCCAAGATCAGTTTTCTTAAGTCTTTCAAGTCATAGGAACAATTGCTTTGGAGACAAGTCAGCCGTGGATTTTCACAAGTTCAGAGTCATAACAGTATGAGTGCTACAGCTCTTCGTCAGGGCTGTATATGTAGTTCAGCTTTTCACAGCACAGTGCTGTACACAAAACTCTTCTTGTTAACGATCAATGAAGATACAGACTGCATACACCCAGTATTTTCAAGTTGAATCACCTGgaaagcttttttaaaacaagttgCTTTAGTTACATAGCTGCTTTCAGCTGAATACTTAGAAGTACACCAGGTATGAGGAATAAAGATGGCCTGGTACATGATGGGAGGCTTTTCATGGTCTTTTTAAGTGGCTTTTTATATTGGAAATACTCAGTACACTAAAGGCCGAGGACTGTTACATTGGTCAAGCAGGAGAGTGTGGATAACGTAGGCAGAATCCTGCACGTCCTCCAACCCTGTACTCTAGTGCTTTGGCTTTTCCACAGTGGCAGCTCTCCTAATTCAGCCATTGAAAAGTGTCCACAGCGTAAGAGCTAGAATAAGGGAAAGTTAAGGAGGTTCTAGAGTTGGAACTACATGGGAAGTTAAATTTCCTTTGGTTGAGCTTAAGACCTGTTCAGTATGTAATGAAATTCACGTCTGAACATGCTTGAAAACAGGTGGTGTGCCTGGTCACACGGGGATGTAGGCATAGAAGGAAATGCAGTGTTGCTGAATGAAAAATGAGCAGCTTTGGAGACCAATTAAGTCATCAGAATCATTGTACTGGTGAATTTATCAGCATCtcgaagttttttttttttttgagtagtaGTAATTAACTGATTTCATTCATAAACTACAAATCTGGGAGgcagcagggaaaagactaaagTCAGATCTGGGTAGCAGCCCCAAGTCACTCACCAGTTGGATGACCTTGAGAAAGTTAACATGCTTCTGAGCCCTACTTTCTGTTAATAAAGTCAGACTACCACCAACCCAGACAGCCAGAATTAAATGATGTGCCTTCCACTATCAAGAGCTCAATGAATGCTTAACCTCCCAGCCTTCACCTTTCTGAAATCCCAGTCTTCTTTCAGGACCTCTACCTCCTA belongs to Capra hircus breed San Clemente chromosome 2, ASM170441v1, whole genome shotgun sequence and includes:
- the CCNT2 gene encoding cyclin-T2 isoform X3, whose amino-acid sequence is MISPTALFLAAKVEEQARKLEHVIKVAHACLHPLEPLLDTKCDTYLQQTQELVLLETIMLQTLGFEITIEHPHTDVVKCTQLVRASKDLAQTSYFMATNSLHLTTFCLQYKPTVIACVCIHLACKWSNWEIPVSTDGKHWWEYVDPTVTLELLDELTHEFLQILEKTPSRLKKIRYWRANQAAGKPKVDGQVSETPLLGSSLVQNSMLVDSVTGVPTKPSFQKPSTSAFPAPVPLNSGNISVQDSHASDNLSMLATGMPSTSYGLSSHQEWPQHQESARTEQIYSQKQETSLSGSQYNINFKQGPSASLHSGLHHRPDKISDHSSVKQDYTHKAGSSKHHGPISATPGVIPQKMSLDKYREKRKLESLDLDARDHYIAAQVEQQHKHVQSQAASSSSVTSPIKMKIPITNAEKPEKYMAEKKEKSGSLKLRIPIPPTDKSVSKEELKMKIKVSSSERHSSSDEGSGKSKHSSPHISRDHKEKHKEHPSNRHHPSSHKHSHSYSGSSSGGSKHSADGVPPTVLRSPVGLSSDGISSSSSSSRKKLHINDASHNHHSKMSKSSKSSGSSSSSSSSVKQYISSHNSVFNHPLPPPPPVTYQVGYGHLSTLVKLDKKPVETNGPDVNHEYSTNSQHMDYKDTFDMLDSLLSAQGMNM
- the CCNT2 gene encoding cyclin-T2 isoform X2, whose product is MASGRGASSRWFFTREQLENTPSRRCGVEADKELSYRQQAANLIQEMGQRLNVSQLTINTAIVYMHRFYMHHSFTKFSRYMISPTALFLAAKVEEQARKLEHVIKVAHACLHPLEPLLDTKCDTYLQQTQELVLLETIMLQTLGFEITIEHPHTDVVKCTQLVRASKDLAQTSYFMATNSLHLTTFCLQYKPTVIACVCIHLACKWSNWEIPVSTDGKHWWEYVDPTVTLELLDELTHEFLQILEKTPSRLKKIRYWRANQAAGKPKVDGQVSETPLLGSSLVQNSMLVDSVTGVPTKPSFQKPSTSAFPAPVPLNSGNISVQDSHASDNLSMLATGMPSTSYGLSSHQEWPQHQESARTEQIYSQKQETSLSGSQYNINFKQGPSASLHSGLHHRPDKISDHSSVKQDYTHKAGSSKHHGPISATPGVIPQKMSLDKYREKRKLESLDLDARDHYIAAQVEQQHKHVQSQAASSSSVTSPIKMKIPITNAEKPEKYMAEKKEKSGSLKLRIPIPPTDKSVSKEELKMKIKVSSSERHSSSDEGSGKSKHSSPHISRDHKEKHKEHPSNRHHPSSHKHSHSYSGSSSGGSKHSADGVPPTVLRSPVGLSSDGISSSSSSSRKKLHINDASHNHHSKMSKSSKSSGGLRTSQHPRETGQEASGDQRS
- the CCNT2 gene encoding cyclin-T2 isoform X1, giving the protein MASGRGASSRWFFTREQLENTPSRRCGVEADKELSYRQQAANLIQEMGQRLNVSQLTINTAIVYMHRFYMHHSFTKFSRYMISPTALFLAAKVEEQARKLEHVIKVAHACLHPLEPLLDTKCDTYLQQTQELVLLETIMLQTLGFEITIEHPHTDVVKCTQLVRASKDLAQTSYFMATNSLHLTTFCLQYKPTVIACVCIHLACKWSNWEIPVSTDGKHWWEYVDPTVTLELLDELTHEFLQILEKTPSRLKKIRYWRANQAAGKPKVDGQVSETPLLGSSLVQNSMLVDSVTGVPTKPSFQKPSTSAFPAPVPLNSGNISVQDSHASDNLSMLATGMPSTSYGLSSHQEWPQHQESARTEQIYSQKQETSLSGSQYNINFKQGPSASLHSGLHHRPDKISDHSSVKQDYTHKAGSSKHHGPISATPGVIPQKMSLDKYREKRKLESLDLDARDHYIAAQVEQQHKHVQSQAASSSSVTSPIKMKIPITNAEKPEKYMAEKKEKSGSLKLRIPIPPTDKSVSKEELKMKIKVSSSERHSSSDEGSGKSKHSSPHISRDHKEKHKEHPSNRHHPSSHKHSHSYSGSSSGGSKHSADGVPPTVLRSPVGLSSDGISSSSSSSRKKLHINDASHNHHSKMSKSSKSSGSSSSSSSSVKQYISSHNSVFNHPLPPPPPVTYQVGYGHLSTLVKLDKKPVETNGPDVNHEYSTNSQHMDYKDTFDMLDSLLSAQGMNM